CGATAGTTGACCGGCATGCCCGCGTCGATAGCGATGGCGTAGTGATCGGTAGTGAGATTAAGATCCATGCGCTGGGCTGCGATCTGGATTGCTTGATTGATGTCTGGTTGTGATTGTTGCCAGTCGATATTGGGGTGTACTACTGGGATGTTTTTTAATGGCAACGCATCGGTGTTAAGCCAGATGGTTGAACCAGATAATGCTAGCGAATAAGCACCAGCACCAATCACCGTTGCGCGGATGGTCTGGCTCGGTTGTAAGATCTCAATCTCGGCGAGCTTGGGTTGGCGTAGTAGCGCTCGCGCTAATTGTGGGCCAATGTCGTTGTAATCTTGCAGCTCTTTACCTTGCCGCAGCTGATAGAAACAGTCGCCAACACCACCGCTAAGGAAAATGGCATCAAGTCCTGCAATGTCAGACAACATTGGGGTCTGCAATAGGTAACAGGCCAATCGACTTGGCTGGCCAATGGCAACCTCGATAATCAATTGCGCCATGCGATCCGCGATGCGGCGAAGGTGCTCAGCATCGATTTGCCGCGGCTGCAGCTGTTCGCCAAATAACTCTTCAATCACAGTTAATGCTGGCTTGTGGAAATAGCTGGCTTGTTGCTGGGTGGTTTCTACTAAACGACCGCCGATGTTAAGGCAGGCGGTATCGCTGACTTGGCCACAATTGAACACCACGAAGTTAGAGGTGCCGCCGCCAATATCAATATTAAGCACCTTCTTGTGGCGCTCGTGTGAGTACTCTTGTGCGCCACTGCCGCGACCGGCGATTACCGATTCAAGGTTTGGCCCTGCGGTAGCAACCACGAAATCGCCAAGCTGTTCCGATAACTCCAACAGCGCTTCGCGGGCGTTGTCGGCTTTGGCGGT
The genomic region above belongs to Ferrimonas lipolytica and contains:
- a CDS encoding ethanolamine ammonia-lyase reactivating factor EutA, with protein sequence MERKSIHSVGIDIGTTTTQLIFSRLTVVNRAPASQVPVYEFIERAITYQSPVSLTPIDRSGVIDANALQHYIHQQIEQAGAEHNQIETGAIIITGETAKADNAREALLELSEQLGDFVVATAGPNLESVIAGRGSGAQEYSHERHKKVLNIDIGGGTSNFVVFNCGQVSDTACLNIGGRLVETTQQQASYFHKPALTVIEELFGEQLQPRQIDAEHLRRIADRMAQLIIEVAIGQPSRLACYLLQTPMLSDIAGLDAIFLSGGVGDCFYQLRQGKELQDYNDIGPQLARALLRQPKLAEIEILQPSQTIRATVIGAGAYSLALSGSTIWLNTDALPLKNIPVVHPNIDWQQSQPDINQAIQIAAQRMDLNLTTDHYAIAIDAGMPVNYRSVLHVAAEVASYYQQHGNRSLAALVISHNDIGKALGMELQPLLPQQQLCVIDEVITNDGDYIDIGNSYFGGEIVPLTVKSLAFPA